From the genome of Labrus bergylta chromosome 12, fLabBer1.1, whole genome shotgun sequence, one region includes:
- the tktb gene encoding transketolase-like protein 2: MTSYHKPDEKTLQGLKDVANKLRINSIKATCASNSGHPTSCCSAAELMSVLFFNTMRYKAKDPRNQCNDRFVLSKGHAAPVLYAAWAEAGFVKESDLLNLRKIDSDLEGHPTPKLEFVDVATGSLGQGLGAACGMAYTGKHFDKSSYRVYCMMGDGECSEGSVWEAMAFASYYKLDNLVAIMDVNRLGQSEAAPLKHDMETYRKRCEAFGWNTYVVDGHDVEELCKAFWQAQQVKDKPTCIVAKTFKGKGLKNIEDLDNWHGKPIPKDKVDDILNDLQAQIQVPNKTLCPELPKDDTAPADLSPILLPSPPAYKKGEKMATRRAYGTALARLGKSSQRVVALDGDTKNSTFSDTFRKAFPERYIECFIAEQNMVGVAIGCATRDRTVAFASTFSAFLARAYDQIRMGAISQTNVNLVGSHCGVSIGEDGPSQMALEDLAMFRAIPTCTVFYPSDAVSTERAVELSANTKGICFIRTSRPETAVIYSPDEKFEVGVAKVVRQSDSDQVTVVGAGITLHEALAAADMLASEGKNIRVIDPFTIKPLDAATILESARATGGKIITVEDHYKEGGLGEAVLSAVGSEPSIVVTRMAVSGVPRSGKPQELLDIFGISAKHIADAVRQTFAN; this comes from the exons ATGACTAGCTACCACAAGCCCGACGAGAAGACTCTGCAGGGACTGAAAGACGTCGCTAACAAGCTCAGGATCAACTCTATCAAGGCAACGTGTGCCTCCAACTCTGG TCACCCCACATCATGCTGCAGTGCAGCAGAGCTCATGTCTGTGCTCTTCTTCAACACCATGCGCTACAAAGCGAAGGACCCTCGCAACCAGTGTAACGACCGTTTCGTTCTCTCAAAG GGTCATGCTGCACCTGTCCTGTATGCTGCCTGGGCTGAGGCAGGTTTTGTGAAGGAGTCTGATCTGCTCAACCTGCGCAAGATTGACAGTGACCTAGAGGGCCACCCCACTCCT AAACTGGAATTTGTTGACGTGGCTACAGGATCTCTGGGACAGGGACTCGGGGCTGCCTGTGGGATGGCCTACACTGGCAAACACTTTGACAAATCCAG TTACCGTGTGTACTGCATGATGGGTGATGGAGAGTGTTCAGAGGGCTCAGTGTGGGAGGCCATGGCCTTCGCCTCCTACTACAAGCTGGACAACTTGGTGGCGATCATGGATGTCAACAGGCTCGGTCAGAGTGAGGCGGCTCCCCTGAAGCACGACATGGAGACCTACCGCAAGCGCTGTGAAGCCTTCGG GTGGAACACATATGTTGTAGATGGACATGATGTGGAGGAGCTGTGCAAAGCTTTCTGGCAGGCTCAGCAGGTCAAGGACAAACCCACCTGCATTGTAGCAAAGACATTCAAGGGCAAAGGACTTAAAA ATATCGAGGATCTTGATAACTGGCATGGAAAGCCCATCCCAAAGGACAAGGTGGACGACATCCTGAATGACCTGCAGGCTCAGATCCAAGTCCCCAACAAGACCCTGTGCCCCGAACTGCCCAAAGACGACACAGCACCAGCAGATCTCAGCCCCATCCTGCTGCCTTCACCTCCAGCATACAAAAAGGGAGAGAAG ATGGCTACAAGGCGTGCATACGGTACGGCCCTGGCCAGGCTGGGCAAGTCCAGTCAGAGAGTGGTGGCCCTTGACGGGGACACAAAGAACTCCACCTTCTCAGACACCTTCAGGAAGGCCTTCCCCGAGCGCTACATTGAGTGCTTCATTGCTGAACAGAACATG GTAGGAGTGGCCATCGGCTGTGCCACCAGAGATCGCACTGTTGCGTTTGCCAGCACCTTTTCTGCCTTCTTGGCTCGAGCATATGACCAGATCCGTATGGGAGCCATCTCCCAGACGAATGTCAACCTGGTGGGGTCCCACTGCGGAGTGTCCATCG GTGAGGACGGCCCTTCACAGATGGCCCTAGAGGACTTGGCCATGTTCCGCGCTATCCCAACATGCACTGTGTTTTACCCCAGTGATGCAGTATCCACTGAGAGAGCTGTGGAGCTGTCAGCTAACACCAAG GGCATCTGTTTCATCCGCACCAGTAGACCGGAGACTGCAGTCATCTATTCTCCAGATGAGAAGTTTGAAGTGGGCGTTGCCAAG GTGGTTCGCCAGTCCGACAGCGATCAGGTGACTGTTGTTGGTGCTGGTATCACTCTGCATGAGGCCCTGGCTGCTGCTGACATGCTGGCCAGTGAAG GGAAGAACATTCGTGTGATTGACCCCTTCACCATCAAGCCCCTTGACGCCGCTACTATTCTGGAGAGTGCCAGAGCTACAGGGGGAAAGATCATCACTGTGGAGGACCACTACAAGGAGG GTGGTCTTGGTGAAGCAGTGCTGTCCGCAGTGGGGAGTGAGCCCAGCATTGTTGTAACCCGGATGGCAGTGAGCGGCGTTCCCCGCAGCGGGAAGCCCCAAGAGCTTCTCGACATATTCGGTATCAGCGCTAAGCACATTGCTGATGCTGTGCGTCAGACCTTTGCGAACTAA
- the si:dkey-32e6.6 gene encoding extracellular matrix protein 2 isoform X1, whose product MQMPRTWTFLILLCGNFFSGQSLNFWHHMDVNFVNSETRQIEKASVHQTEAALSDPFVSSATLPAEAGYEQVLVEAEEARDSQGVDLRKVEAGRRRRGAWGKRKHAEKVESVAYRIAGLGKPLNGWRKPGKAERETSTLITVLKALHDEKRRLMDEGKAKEEEEEEEDDDDDDDDDEDDDEDDDDDDDDDDEEEEEEEEEEEEEEEEEEEEEEEEEVEATEAPGNQTETHYNYTESPLGECQTANREISCRNIGVTHLPILHNLEATKLDVAENNIRVIAPQAFSGLPSLDSLDMSKNQLDDESFRQNPLYNLTFLKKLNLDDNQLTRIPALPSSLEELKMNKNKLATLTPLCFQGLINLLNLELEENMLHEGSVSPLSFRPLERLLDLQLDNNHFRSLPLGLPPSLQELKMNQNLIEEVTSEALRGCIHLRALDLSHNLLHEQRIETNAWSRLKSLEALDLSYNQFTSAPMNLPRPLHKLDLQHNNISHIPAFAFRHLKPGLQSLILSHNALSNEGMERVSFVGTYRSLGELLLDNNRLREVPRSVRQFMNLQALRLDNNQIRFVRQWGVCHPRNSGFTLSSVHLENNLLDVERIPPKAFSCLIDAQGLVLYPQQPHL is encoded by the exons ATGCAGATGCCAAGGACATGGACCTTTTTGATTTTACTTTGTGGCAACTTTTTTTCAGGACAAAGTTTGAATTTTTGGCATCACATGGATGTAAACTTTGTCAACTCTGAGACACGTCAGATTGAAAAAGCAAGCGTTCATCAAACTGAAGCAGCCTTATCGGATCCTTTTGTTTCAAGTGCAACCCTCCCTGCTG AGGCTGGGTATGAGCAGGTCCTCGTGGAGGCAGAGGAGGCGAGAGACAGCCAAGGAGTTGATCTGAGGAAGGTGGAGGctggtagaagaagaagaggtgctTGGGGGAAGAGGAAACATGCGGAAAAAGTGGAGTCCGTGGCATATAGAATA GCAGGGTTGGGGAAGCCCTTGAATGGCTGGAGGAAACCAGGAAAAGCAGAGCGTGAGACCAGCACTCTCATAACTGTACTGAAGGCTCTTCATGATGAAAAACGGCGACTGATGGATGAAGGGAAAgcaaaagaggaggaagaagaagaagaagatgatgatgatgatgatgatgatgatgaagatgatgatgaggatgatgatgatgatgatgatgatgatgatgaagaggaggaagag gaggaagaggaggaggaagaagaagaggaagaagaggaagaagaagaggaagaagaagaagtagaagcaACTGAGGCTCCGggaaatcaaacagaaacacactacAACTACACAGAGTCTCCTCTCGGAGAATGCCAGACTGCAAACAGAGAGATCAGCTGCAGGAACATCGGCGTCACTCACCTGCCAATCCTGCACAACCTGGAGGCCACTAAGCTGGACgttgcag AGAACAACATCAGAGTTATTGCTCCACAAGCTTTCTCTGGTCTGCCGAGCCTGGACTCACTGGACATGAGCAAAAACCAACTGGACGATGAGTCATTCAGACAAAACCCCCTATAT AATTTGACTTTTCTGAAGAAGCTGAACCTGGATGATAACCAGCTTACCAGGATCCCAGCTCTGCCTTCATCCCTGGAGGAGCTCaagatgaacaaaaacaagctcGCTACACTCACCCCTCTATGTTTCCAAG GATTAATAAACCTATTGAATCTGGAGCTTGAAGAGAATATGCTCCATGAGGGCAGCGTGTCGCCACTATCCTTCAGACCTTTGGAGAGACTCCTGGATCTCCAGTTGGACAACAACCACTTCCGTTCTCTCCCACTGggccttcctccctctcttcag GAGCTTAAGATGAATCAAAATCTGATTGAGGAAGTGACATCAGAGGCGCTGAGGGGCTGCATCCATTTGAGAGCACTGGACTTGAGTCACAACCTGCTACATGAGCAACGCATCGAAACCAATGCATGGAGCCGACTCAA GTCCCTGGAAGCCTTGGATCTGTCTTACAATCAGTTCACCTCTGCACCCATGAATCTGCCTCGCCCTCTCCATAAACTGGACCTCCAACATAACAACATCAGTCACATCCCAGCCTTCGCCTTCAGGCACCTGAAGCCCGGCCTTCAGTCGCTCATTCTATCCCACAATGCCTTGAGCAATGAGGGGATGGAGAGAGTCTCTTTTGTTGGAACATACCGGTCACTTGGTGAGCTGCTGTTGGACAACAATCGTCTCAGGGAGGTTCCTAGAAGTGTTCGACAGTTTATGAACCTGCAGGCGCTAAGACTTGACAACAACCAGATCAG GTTCGTGAGGCAGTGGGGGGTGTGTCATCCTCGTAACTCTGGCTTCACCCTGTCTTCAGTCCACTTGGAAAACAATCTGCTGGACGTGGAGAGGATTCCCCCAAAAGCTTTCTCCTGTTTGATTGATGCTCAGGGACTGGTCCTCTATCCACAGCAGCCGCACTTATAA
- the lrrc23 gene encoding leucine-rich repeat-containing protein 23, whose amino-acid sequence MSDMEEDFLSDVEGDEETRQDEVGEDEKVQVCHLTLETISQGLSLLCRTGNGLGHAFVKMDLKDCGLNDITAISSLIYIRFLDLSNNQLTDLSPLASLTQLLWLKVDNNAVASFNGHPFEHLTYLQWLSMAGNRLTDMEGLVGPALEKLNLAGNGIQRLNELQDSCFANLVTLELRGNQLDTTDGINLPNLQHLYLAENSIKHLEGLEGLERLTTLHLRDNQLDTLEGLSSNMKCLQYLNVRGNVLLDKKAIESLGRVSKTLKALVLSENPLMEATDYRLSVLIILPQLKRLDKDPVSPDEMTEALARIKELKEEEIPAP is encoded by the exons ATGTCTGACATGGAGGAAGATTTCCTGTCCGACGTAGAAGGAGATGAAGAAACTCGACAAGATGAAGTCGGGGAGGATGAGAAG GTACAGGTTTGCCATTTGACCCTAGAAACCATCAGTCAAGGTCTCTCATTACTGTGTCGCACAGGCAATGGACTTGGACATGCTTTTGTCAAAATGGACCTAAAAGACTG TGGACTCAATGATATAACTGCAATCAGCAGTTTAATTTACATACGTTTTCTGGATCTATCCAACAACCAGCTCACTGATCTTTCTCCTCTGGCATCTTTGACCCAGCTCCTCTGGCTGAAG GTTGACAATAATGCTGTGGCGTCCTTCAACGGGCATCCTTTTGAACACTTGACCTACCTGCAGTGGCTGAGTATGGCAGGGAACAGGCTTACAGATATGGAGGGCCTCGTTGGCCCTGCTCTGGAGAAACTCAATCTGGCAG GTAATGGTATTCAGAGACTGAATGAACTTCAAGATAGCTGTTTTGCTAACCTGGTAACTCTAGAGCTGAGGGGAAATCAGCTGGATACCACGGATGGCATCAACCTCCCCAACCTGCAGCATTTATATCTG GCTGAAAATTCTATAAAACATCTGGAAGGTTTGGAGGGATTAGAGCGCCTCACTACCCTTCACCTGCGAGACAACCAGCTTGATACTCTGGAAGGTCTAAGCTCCAACATGAAGTGTCTCCAATACCTCAATGTCCG agGAAATGTATTGTTAGACAAGAAAGCCATTGAGTCTCTTGGGCGTGTGTCAAAAACTCTTAAAGCTTTGGTCCTTTCTGAGAATCCTCTGATGGAAGCCACCGACTACCGTCTGAGCGTACTGATTATCCTGCCACAGCTGAAACGACTTGACAAAGATCCTGTCTCCCCTGACGAGATGACGGAGGCCTTGGCGAGAATAAAG GAactaaaagaagaggaaatacCTGCGCCATAA
- the si:dkey-32e6.6 gene encoding extracellular matrix protein 2 isoform X2 → MQMPRTWTFLILLCGNFFSGQSLNFWHHMDVNFVNSETRQIEKASVHQTEAALSDPFVSSATLPAEAGYEQVLVEAEEARDSQGVDLRKVEAGRRRRGAWGKRKHAEKVESVAYRIAGLGKPLNGWRKPGKAERETSTLITVLKALHDEKRRLMDEGKAKEEEEEEEDDDDDDDDDEDDDEDDDDDDDDDDEEEEEEEEEEEEEEEEEEEEEEEEVEATEAPGNQTETHYNYTESPLGECQTANREISCRNIGVTHLPILHNLEATKLDVAENNIRVIAPQAFSGLPSLDSLDMSKNQLDDESFRQNPLYNLTFLKKLNLDDNQLTRIPALPSSLEELKMNKNKLATLTPLCFQGLINLLNLELEENMLHEGSVSPLSFRPLERLLDLQLDNNHFRSLPLGLPPSLQELKMNQNLIEEVTSEALRGCIHLRALDLSHNLLHEQRIETNAWSRLKSLEALDLSYNQFTSAPMNLPRPLHKLDLQHNNISHIPAFAFRHLKPGLQSLILSHNALSNEGMERVSFVGTYRSLGELLLDNNRLREVPRSVRQFMNLQALRLDNNQIRFVRQWGVCHPRNSGFTLSSVHLENNLLDVERIPPKAFSCLIDAQGLVLYPQQPHL, encoded by the exons ATGCAGATGCCAAGGACATGGACCTTTTTGATTTTACTTTGTGGCAACTTTTTTTCAGGACAAAGTTTGAATTTTTGGCATCACATGGATGTAAACTTTGTCAACTCTGAGACACGTCAGATTGAAAAAGCAAGCGTTCATCAAACTGAAGCAGCCTTATCGGATCCTTTTGTTTCAAGTGCAACCCTCCCTGCTG AGGCTGGGTATGAGCAGGTCCTCGTGGAGGCAGAGGAGGCGAGAGACAGCCAAGGAGTTGATCTGAGGAAGGTGGAGGctggtagaagaagaagaggtgctTGGGGGAAGAGGAAACATGCGGAAAAAGTGGAGTCCGTGGCATATAGAATA GCAGGGTTGGGGAAGCCCTTGAATGGCTGGAGGAAACCAGGAAAAGCAGAGCGTGAGACCAGCACTCTCATAACTGTACTGAAGGCTCTTCATGATGAAAAACGGCGACTGATGGATGAAGGGAAAgcaaaagaggaggaagaagaagaagaagatgatgatgatgatgatgatgatgatgaagatgatgatgaggatgatgatgatgatgatgatgatgatgatgaagaggaggaagag gaagaggaggaggaagaagaagaggaagaagaggaagaagaagaggaagaagaagaagtagaagcaACTGAGGCTCCGggaaatcaaacagaaacacactacAACTACACAGAGTCTCCTCTCGGAGAATGCCAGACTGCAAACAGAGAGATCAGCTGCAGGAACATCGGCGTCACTCACCTGCCAATCCTGCACAACCTGGAGGCCACTAAGCTGGACgttgcag AGAACAACATCAGAGTTATTGCTCCACAAGCTTTCTCTGGTCTGCCGAGCCTGGACTCACTGGACATGAGCAAAAACCAACTGGACGATGAGTCATTCAGACAAAACCCCCTATAT AATTTGACTTTTCTGAAGAAGCTGAACCTGGATGATAACCAGCTTACCAGGATCCCAGCTCTGCCTTCATCCCTGGAGGAGCTCaagatgaacaaaaacaagctcGCTACACTCACCCCTCTATGTTTCCAAG GATTAATAAACCTATTGAATCTGGAGCTTGAAGAGAATATGCTCCATGAGGGCAGCGTGTCGCCACTATCCTTCAGACCTTTGGAGAGACTCCTGGATCTCCAGTTGGACAACAACCACTTCCGTTCTCTCCCACTGggccttcctccctctcttcag GAGCTTAAGATGAATCAAAATCTGATTGAGGAAGTGACATCAGAGGCGCTGAGGGGCTGCATCCATTTGAGAGCACTGGACTTGAGTCACAACCTGCTACATGAGCAACGCATCGAAACCAATGCATGGAGCCGACTCAA GTCCCTGGAAGCCTTGGATCTGTCTTACAATCAGTTCACCTCTGCACCCATGAATCTGCCTCGCCCTCTCCATAAACTGGACCTCCAACATAACAACATCAGTCACATCCCAGCCTTCGCCTTCAGGCACCTGAAGCCCGGCCTTCAGTCGCTCATTCTATCCCACAATGCCTTGAGCAATGAGGGGATGGAGAGAGTCTCTTTTGTTGGAACATACCGGTCACTTGGTGAGCTGCTGTTGGACAACAATCGTCTCAGGGAGGTTCCTAGAAGTGTTCGACAGTTTATGAACCTGCAGGCGCTAAGACTTGACAACAACCAGATCAG GTTCGTGAGGCAGTGGGGGGTGTGTCATCCTCGTAACTCTGGCTTCACCCTGTCTTCAGTCCACTTGGAAAACAATCTGCTGGACGTGGAGAGGATTCCCCCAAAAGCTTTCTCCTGTTTGATTGATGCTCAGGGACTGGTCCTCTATCCACAGCAGCCGCACTTATAA